In Strongyloides ratti genome assembly S_ratti_ED321, scaffold srae_chrx_scaffold0000002, a single window of DNA contains:
- a CDS encoding Uridine kinase, with protein MSFHETGKDYSYNEMTLKKNEKSNEDEICTEKNFAKSTFNNMQLIKGNNDSNIETSNDMLIVNDDDIYKEIGEFNEEIVKKVNIDDICLKIICKSSGDSINTISEKSGSTDVEHVITAKHLTKRSRTISGSRTEDHFMSTESGKRVYTKGRPPWYDKTGKMLKQPYLIGICGGSASGKTTVAKAIIQRLEMPWVTVLSMDSFYKVLNEEQHILAANNEYNFDHPEAFDFDLLLDVIKRLCQGKSVDVPVYDFTTHSRDKNSKIMYGADVLIFEGILAFHKTELCKLMDMKVFVDTDSDTRLARRLHRDVNERGRDVDSVLEQYLKHVKPAFDTFIAPGMKMADIIIPRGGENKVAIDLIVRQVKGQLAERGYDPTKCIINNRTLLTNHSMPEELPESLILLKQTRQIIGQITKIRNRECSREEFIFYSDRILSLLIEESMNHIPYIDHLVTMANGKVVCGRKKNVELCGISIMRAGETLEKALRNVIKDCKMGKMLIQTNEVSKEPELYYLRFPKNVNKYKILLLDATVASGAAAMMAIRILLDHDINEEDIILCSLLMAEPGVHALAYAFPKVKLVTAAIDKEINENFHVLPGLGNFGDRYYGTESKGTILEEESLSESSSDVSPATSEENLLNEYHERKHIITETN; from the exons ATGAGTTTTCATGAAACTGGAAAAGATTATTCTTATAATGAAATgacattaaaaaagaatgagAAATCAAATGAAGATGAAATATGTactgaaaaaaattttgccaaatctacttttaataatatgcAACTAATTAAGGGTAATAATGATTCTAATATAGAAACATCTAATGATATGTTAATTGTTAATGATgatgatatttataaagagATTGGTGAATTTAATGAAGAAATTGTTAAGAAAGTTAATATTGATGATATTtgcttaaaaataatatgtaaatCTTCTGGCGATTCAATTAATACAATTAGTGAAAAATCTGGTTCTACAGATGTTGAACATGTTATTACTGCAAAACATTTAACAAAAAGATCAAGAACTATATCAGGATCAAGAACAGAGGATCATTTTATGTCAACTGAAAGTGgaaag agaGTTTATACAAAAGGTCGTCCACCATGGTATGATAAAACAGGtaaaatgttaaaacaaCCATATCTTATTGGAATATGTGGTGGATCAGCATCTGGAAAAACGACTGTTGCTAAAGCTATCATACAACGTCTTGAAATGCCTTGGGTTACTGTTTTATCAATGgattcattttataaagttttaaatgaGGAACAACATATTTTAGCTGCTAATAATGAGTATAATTTTGATCATCCAGAAGCTTTtgattttgatttattattagATGTTATTAAAAGACTTTGTCAGGGAAAAAGTGTTGATGTACCTGTTTATGATTTTACAACACATAGTCgtgataaaaatagtaaaataatgTATGGTGCtgatgttttaatttttgaaggtATTTTAGCATTTCATAAAACAGAATTATGTAAATTAATGGATATGAag GTATTTGTTGATACGGATAGTGATACAAGATTAGCAAGACGTCTTCATAGGGATGTTAATGAAAGAGGACGTGATGTTGATAGTGTTTTAGAACAATATCTTAAACATGTTAAACCTGCTTTTGATACATTTATCGCTCCAGGAATGAAGATGGCTGATATTATAATACCTAGAGGTGGAGAAAATAAAGTAGCAATTGATTTAATTGTTCGTCAAGTAAAAGGACAACTTGCTGAAAGAGGATATGATCCAacaaaatgtattattaataatagaaCATTATTAACAAATCATTCAATGCCTGAGGAATTACCAGaaagtttaatattattaaagcaGACACGACAAATAATAGGtcaaataacaaaaataagaAATCGTGAATGTAGTAGGGAagaatttatcttttattctGATAGAATACTTAGTTTATTAATTGAAGAAAGTATGAATCATATACCATACATAGATCATCTTGTAACAATGGCAAATGGAAAAGTAGTTTgtggaagaaaaaaaaatgttgaattATGTGGTATATCAATTATGAGAGCTGGTGAAACATTAGAAAAAGCCTTAAGAAATGTTATAAAAGATTGTAAAATGGGTAAAATGTTAATACAAACAAATGAAGTATCAAAAGAACCtgaattatattatttaagatTTCCTAAAAACGtaaataagtataaaatCTTATTACTTGATGCAACAGTAGCTTCAGGTGCTGCTGCAATGATGGCAATAAGAATATTACTTGATCATGATATTAATGAAGAAGACATTATTTTGTGTTCACTTCTTATGGCTGAGCCTGGAGTACATGCATTAGCATATGCATTCCCAAAAGTAAAACTGGTAACTGCTGCTattgataaagaaattaatgaaaattttcaTGTCCTTCCTGGACTTGGTAATTTTGGAGATAGATATTATGGCACTGAAAGTAAAGGAACAATTTTAGAAGAAGAATCATTATCAGAATCAAGTTCTGATGTCTCCCCAGCAACATCTGAggaaaatcttttaaatgaGTATCACGAAAGAAAACATATTATTACagaaacaaattaa
- a CDS encoding Potassium channel tetramerisation-type BTB domain and BTB/POZ fold domain-containing protein, whose amino-acid sequence MIKFLGSRMSQLKPIKMNEDIPIQLNIGGTYFYVSRETINRIPLIAEKYYQKKATENTYRRFSTVGLRHKITETINSFKNSSIEYQNGSNSSNISGNFISDYGNERQPKHSFCCTNIFIDRDSKYFPIILEFARNTDEAFETRFHFDEDEDLIALEKECKFYQMDDFLQIIQMLMEPLKINNTVTWKQSAIDSYWRTFVNCVVDPSLTLPFLFEKNSHLLAKCIACDTVQEPKLSSIINVNSEGWLPLIHHMRSMKGIIIQTIDETCCVVEWQNGIQTHLPNSCLKRLLDPVTFSSGSTTPEN is encoded by the exons atgataaaatttttaggcAGTCGTATGTCACAACTGAAACCTAtcaa aatGAATGAAGATATTCCCATACAACTTAATATTGGTGgaacatatttttatgtttctAGAGAAACAATAAATCGAATTCCATTAATTgctgaaaaatattatcaaaaaaaggCAACTGAAAATACTTATCGTCGTTTTTCTACTGTTGGTTTGAGACATAAAATAACGGAAACaataaattcatttaaaaattcaagtATTGAATATCAAAATGGTTCAAATTCTTCTAATATATCTGGTAATTTTATATCGGATTATGGAAATGAAAGACAACCAAAACATTCATTTTGTTGtaccaatatttttattgaccgtgattcaaaatattttccaattattttagaatttGCTCGAAATACTGATGAGGCATTTGAAACTAGATTTCATTTTGATGAGGATGAAGACTTAATTGCTTTAGAAAAAGAATGTAAA ttttatcaaATGGATGATTTTCTTCAAATTATACAGATGCTTATGGaaccattaaaaataaataatacagTTACATGGAAACAATCAGCAATAGATAGTTATTGGAGGACATTTGTAAATTGTGTTGTTGATCCATCATTAACATTaccttttttatttgaaaaaaatagtCATTTATTAGCAAAATGTATAGCATGTGATACTGTACAAGAACCAAAATTAAGTAgcataataaatgttaattcAGAAGGTTGGTTGCCATTAATTCATCATATGAGAAGTATGAAAGGTATTATTATACAAACAATTGATGAAACATGCTGTGTTGTAGAATGGCAAAATGGTATACAAACTCATCTCCCAAATTCATGTTTAAAAAGACTTTTAGATCCTGTTACATTTTCTTCTGGTTCTACAACACcagaaaattaa
- a CDS encoding Excitatory amino acid transporter 2, translating to MVKYIMKFIHFTKKKKLRKFDIISLKIIMGWLRKNLLLTLTIGSVVLGGILGFILRSTNPDPQTIMLISFPGEILMHMLKMMILPLIVSSLISGLAQLDAKESGRMGSYAILYYVITTVLAVITGIILVLSIHPGDPTIKQEIGTGSDARTVSTVDTFLDLIRNMFPENIVQATFQQTQTKYVKTRPKYVKSNDSETLKALANGTFDYMKPTVEYTSGMNVLGVIVFCIGFGIVVSRLGEEGRIMVQFFSVLDKVIMQLVLYIMWFSPIGITCLIMGKILEINDLAETAKMLFMYMITVLTGLAIHSLITLPTLFFFLTKKNPYVFMRGLLVAWVTALGTASSSATLPLTFRCLEENLGVDPRVSRFVLPVGATINMDGTALYEAVAAIFIAQMNGVHLSLGQVVTVSLTSTLASIGAASVPSAGLVTMLLVLTAVGLPVKDVSLIVAVDWLLDRIRTSINVLGDAMGAGIVDHFTKEQFRLADEAHARQLAEETGALLDSGSPTKRANMTTSWSASHGAYTSLSQNDGK from the exons gATTATAATGGGCTGGTTAAGGAAAAATCTTTTGTTAACATTAACAATTGGATCTGTTGTTTTGGGAGGTATTTTAGGATTTATCTTAAGATCAACAAACCCTGATCCGCAAACTATTATGCTTATCTCTTTTCCGGGAGAAATATTAATGCATATGCTTAAAATGATGATATTACCATTAATTGTATCATCTTTAATCTCAGGACTTGCTCAACTTGATGCTAAAGAATCTGGAAGAATGGGTTCATATGCCATTCTTTATTATGTTATTACAACAGTTTTGGCTGTAATT aCTGGAATTATACTTGTACTATCAATTCATCCAGGTGATCCAACAATTAAACAAGAAATTGGTACTGGAAGTGATGCAAGAACAGTCTCTACTGTTGATACATTTCTTGATTTAATTAGAAATATGTTTCCAGAAAATATTGTTCAAGCAACATTTCAACAAACACAaacaaaatatgttaaaacaCGACctaaatatgttaaaagtAATGATAGTGAAACATTAAAAGCATTAGCAAATGGTACATTTGATTATATGAAACCAACTGTTGAATATACCTCAGGAATGAATGTTCTTGGTGTTATAGTGTTTTGTATTGGTTTTGGTATTGTTGTTAGTAGATTAGGTGAAGAAGGACGAATAATGGTACAATTTTTTTCAGTTCTTGATAAAGTCATTATGCAATTAGTTCTTTATATTATGTGGTTCTCACCAATTGGTATCACATGCCTTATCATGGGTAAAATTCTTGAAATTAATGATCTCGCTGAGACTgctaaaatgttatttatgtatatgATAACTGTATTAACAGGACTTGCCATTCATTCATTAATTACATTACCAacattattcttttttttaacaaaaaaaaatccatATGTTTTCATGAGAGGTTTATTGGTAGCATGGGTAACAGCACTTGGAACAGCATCATCATCAGCAACATTACCACTTACTTTTAGATGTTTAGAAGAAAATCTTGGTGTTGATCCTAGAGTATCACGTTTTGTTTTACCAGTTGGAGCAACAATTAATATGGATGGTACAGCTCTTTATGAAGCTGTTGCAGCTATATTTATTGCTCAAATGAATGGTGTACATTTATCGTTAGGACAAGTTGTAACAGTTTCTTTAACATCAACACTTGCATCAATTGGTGCTGCATCGGTACCATCAGCTGGTCTTGTAACAATGCTTTTAGTCTTAACTGCCGTTGGTTTACCGGTCAAAGATGTCTCACTTATTGTTGCTGTTGATTGGTTACt tgATAGAATAAGAACATCTATAAATGTGTTAGGTGATGCTATGGGAGCTGGTATTGTTGACCATTTTACAAAAGAACAATTTAGATTAGCCGATGAAGCTCATGCTCGTCAATTAGCAGAAGAAACTG gtGCTCTTCTTGATTCTGGTAGTCCAACAAAACGTGCTAATATGACAACAAGTTGGAGTGCATCTCACGGAGCTTATACAAGTCTCTCACAAAATGATGGCAAATAA
- a CDS encoding Tmco1 protein has product MFTYCLTVIGISIITALIGEGFLWFMIYRTDRYKSLHNLIEKQAKMIEKRKESTIDVSEKNKKRLEKENEKLKQINKDLTMYKMKSMIGVGLIFTGFLSIFNNYFNGIIVAKLPFVPFSLIQGISHRNINDDDLTSCSFIFLYILCTMSIRQNIQKMFGHQLSRTATKLTQGAGLLAEPPK; this is encoded by the coding sequence aTGTTTACATACTGTTTAACTGTAATTGGAATTTCAATTATTACTGCTTTGATTGGTGAAGGTTTTTTATGGTTTATGATTTATCGTACTGATAGGTACAAATCACTTcataatttaattgaaaaacaagctaaaatgattgaaaaaagaaaagagtCAACTATTGATGTttcagaaaaaaataaaaaacgtTTAGAGAAAGAAAacgaaaaattaaaacagaTTAATAAAGATTTAACAATGTACAAGATGAAATCAATGATTGGTGTTGGCCTTATTTTTACAGgatttttaagtatttttaataattattttaatggtATTATTGTTGCAAAACTTCCATTTGTCCCATTTTCGCTTATTCAAGGTATTTCACatagaaatataaatgatgATGATTTAACTAGTTGttcatttatctttttatacattttatgtACAATGTCAATTAGgcaaaatattcaaaaaatgttTGGACATCAACTTTCTAGAACAGCAACAAAATTAACACAAGGTGCAGGTCTTTTAGCTGAACCcccaaaataa
- a CDS encoding Protein kinase C zeta type: MVNIESEEDIKVKVRFLSDVVILYTRSTLTYDTFVKLIRDACKIPNDDKCTIKWIDEEGDPCTISSSPEMEEAFRLTRETRDAELCIHVFKGYPAVPGLPCQGEDKYVYRRGARRWNKIYQVNGHRFHIKRLKSNTPCFICSGSIWGITGQGYRCMDCRLCVHKKCHRNVRRICDANLPPTKTEEEKKEGITEHAFIKEYKNNINKNDINNGIENMAFAGNDQDYYMKDMSKKNNDSSQYRGSLKEVNSIEHTMKVSGVSKKVTLDDFNLLTVIGRGSYAKVVQAEHKKTKDIYAIKIIKKQMFNDDEDIDWVQTEKTVFETASNHPFLVGLHSCFQTDSRLFFVIEFVPGGDLMYHMQRHRKLPEDHARFYSAEIILALHFLHTSGIIYRDLKLDNVLIDSTGHIKLTDYGMCKENIGPGDRTNTFCGTPNYIAPEILRGEDYGFSVDWWALGVLMYEMMAGRSPFDVVAMNGDTDQNSEDYLFEIILEKQIRIPRSLSVKAAGILRGFLNKFPEDRLGCNLDLEIALNDMKNNAFFKNHIDWEMLEAKQIQPPYNPNVQSDRDLQHFDKQFTDEAPNLTIDDPNIIARIDQTEFEGFEYVNPLLMAKEDSV; encoded by the exons atggTCAATATTGAGAGTGAAGAAGATATAAAGGTTAAAGTAAGATTTTTATCTGATGTTGTAATTTTATACACAAGAAGTACATTAACATACGATacatttgtaaaattaataagaGATGCTTGTAAAATACCTAATGATGATAAATGTACAATTAAATGGATTGATGAAGAAGGTGATCCATGTACCATATCATCATCACCAGAAATGGAAGAAGCATTTCGTTTAACTAGAGAAACTAGAGATGCTGAATTATGTATACATGTTTTTAAAGGATATCCTGCTGTTCCTGGTTTACCATGTCAAGGTGAAGATA aATATGTTTATAGAAGAGGTGCTAGAAGAtggaataaaatatatcaagtTAATGGGCATAGATTTCATATAAAAcgtttaaaaagtaatacaCCATGTTTTATATGTTCTGGTTCCATTTGGGGCATCACTGGACAAGGTTATCGTTGTATGGATTGTAGATTATGTGTACATAAAAAATGTCATCGTAATGTTCGTCGTATATGTGATGCTAATTTACCACCAACAAAAAcagaagaagaaaaaaaagaaggtATAACAGAACATgcatttataaaagaatataaaaataatattaataaaaatgatattaataatg GTATAGAAAATATGGCTTTTGCTGGTAATGATCAAGATTATTATATGAAAGATATGTCtaagaaaaataatgattcATCACAATATAGAGGTTCATTAAAAGAAGTTAATAGTATTGAACATACAATGAAAGTATCTGGTGTTAGTAAAAAAGTAACATTAgatgattttaatttattaacagTAATTGGTCGTGGTTCTTATGCTAAAGTTGTTCAAGCAGaacataaaaaaacaaaagatatttatgcaataaaaattattaaaaaacaaatgttTAATGATGATGAAGATATTGATTGGGTTCAAACAGAAAAAACAGTTTTTGAAACAGCATCTAATCATCCATTTCTTGTTGGTCTTCATTCATGTTTTCAAACTGATTCtagattattttttgtcATTGAATTTGTACCTGGTGGTGATTTAATGTATCATATGCAAAGACATCGTAAACTCCCAGAGGATCATGCACGTTTCTATTCAGCTGAAATAATATTAGCTTTACACTTCCTTCATACAAGTGGAATAATTTATCGTGATTTAAAATTGGATAATGTTCTTATTGATTCAACAGGACATATTAAATTAACTGATTATGGAATGtgtaaagaaaatattgGGCCTGGAGATCGCACAAATACATTTTGTGGTACACCAAATTATATTGCTCCAGAAATTTTGCGTGGTGAAGATTATGGTTTTTCTGTTGATTGGTGGGCATTAGGAGTATTGATGTATGAAATGATGGCTGGACGATCTCCTTTTGACGTTGTCGCAATGAATGGTGATACAGATCAAAATTCAGaagattatttatttgaaattatattagaaaaacaAATAAGAATTCCCAGAAGTTTATCTGTTAAAGCAGCTGGTATATTAAGAGGTTTCTTAAATaag ttcCCTGAAGACAGATTAGGTTGTAATTTAGATTTAGAAATTGCTCTTAAtgatatgaaaaataatgcattctttaaaaatcatATTGATTGGGAAATG ttagaGGCAAAACAAATTCAACCACCTTACAATCCAAATGTTCAATCTGATAGAGATTTACAACATTTTGATAAACAATTTACTGATGAAGCACCAAATTTAACAATTGACGATCCAAATATTATAGCACGAATTGATCAAACTGAATTTGAAGGTTTTGAGTATGTAAATCCACTATTGATGGCTAAAGAGGATAGtgtataa
- a CDS encoding UDP-glucuronic acid decarboxylase 1, giving the protein MQRSFRWSYLNISYATLGLVSILCLAYLFILISINFSGRTHLYENYNELSSQIKNLQIQVEKLKYRLHKQSAEQITINKTYPKVKSRNEESRKRILVTGGAGFVGSHLVDKLMRDGHEVVALDNYYTGRKRNIEHWIGHSNFELVHHDVVNPYYLECDEIYHLASPASPPHYMANPVKTIKTNTVGTINMLGLAKRVKAKMLLASTSEIYGDPEVHPQSEDYWGRVNTIGPRACYDEGKRVAETLMIAYHKQEGVSIRIARIFNTFGPRMHLSDGRVVSNFIIQALENKDITIYGDGKQTRSFQYVDDLVDGLIALMDSNITIPVNIGNPEEYTINEFAYIIKNITNSSSRILHLEHQEDDPQQRRPDISRAYDLIHWKPKFSMREGLRHTINYFRNELSVDNERKIRQSFNLP; this is encoded by the exons atgCAACGCTCCTTCAGATGGAgctatttaaatattagcTATGCAACATTAGGTTTAGTATCTATATTATGTTTAGCTTACTTATTTATCCTGATCTCTATAAACTTTTCTGGGCGCACacatttatatgaaaattacAATGAATTATCAtcacaaattaaaaatttacaaattcaggtagaaaaattaaaatatcgGTTACATAAGCAAAGCGCTGAACAAAt tacaataaataaaacatatcCAAAAGTAAAAAGTAGAAATGAAGAAAGTAGAAAAAGAATTCTTGTTACAGGTGGAGCGGGATTTGTTGGATCTCATCTTGTTGATAAACTAATGAGAGATGGTCATGAAGTTGTTGCATTagataattattatacaggaagaaaaagaaatattgaaCATTGGATAGGTCATTCAAATTTTGAATTAGTTCATCATGATGTCGTAAATCCTTATTATTTAGAATGTGAtgaaatatatcatttagcATCACCAGCATCACCACCACATTATATGGCAAATCCtgttaaaacaattaaaacaaatactGTTGGAACTATTAATATGTTAGGGTTGGCTAAACGTGTTAAAGCTAAAATGTTATTAGCATCAACATCAGAAATTTATGGTGATCCAGAAGTTCATCCACAATCAGAAGATTATTGGGGACGTGTTAATACAATTGGACCAAGAGCATGTTATGATGAAGGTAAAAGAGTAGCTGAAACTTTAATGATAGCATATCATAAACAGGAAGGTGTTTCTATTCGAATTGCAcgtatttttaatacatttggTCCACGAATGCACTTATCAGATGGTCGTGTTGttagtaattttataattcaagctttagaaaataaagatattact atatatGGAGATGGTAAACAAACAAGATCTTTTCAATATGTTGATGATTTAGTAGATGGTTTAATAGCACTTATGGATTCAAACATTACTATTCCTGTAAACATTGGAAACCCAGAAGAATATACAATAAATGAATTTgcttatattattaaaaatataactaataGTTCAAGTAGAATATTACATCTCGAACATCAAGAAGATGATCCTCAACAACGAAGACCAGATATTAGTAGAGCTTATGATTTGATACATTGGAAACCAAAATTTTCCATGCGTGAAGGTTTACGTCatacaattaattattttagaaatgaACTTAGTGTTGataatgaaagaaaaatacGTCAGTCATTTAATCTTccttag
- a CDS encoding Sno oncogene, protein MKVPNGDFGKFLKQESSEIKNINRTIPSGGVNIENNQVFTSIPHPQGIINLQPQIISNGFFSIPNQYAPCINQIPDNIKLQNQQQEQCPSNMNEIPNIMTLFPSSSSLKNEKNLKADNNTQKTGVESTNLIHQQLINQNLGTTNQQMLSNQGMTINRTIINNSSNNIPLGTNYLGNQCIVNNSHQNTNVFQTPNTSLQINEQIKNFLNSLKQNQPTNLINNVQQSTNVVPISTASTLSETTINHLINSMPGPSNISNIGTIHQSKGGGFTPQISVQQQPHILHNLRIPMESDCPQNSSIIPLSTSQQQQIIQQAILLSTTAPPLPTKEVVDEIFIKRKVCKPKVKIEGCEPLDISTVAGYPITCFIVAGEPRISFSEFSNTVLPHISVSAIHDAYQKFNMSTKCATDKQLLTLKLEGRIPVQLGTCTLITKSNAERLAGHFLCDVRHMDSFISKYDTSTFIKVIHNLFGGNTGLYYPYFPKTHCIKCIYCQFVFGPQKFLTHSHNTKSDKIAVWGYDDRKWRRYYNPPIDEKVDSMYLDIFKTLIIDNNVEPNRKRTAIDMKDEIVHKKPTTTNGSTISNISTTKNDTEKRIDNLSPVFPTPPGSEPSPSTGNIVTKPSITKVSNNTTTVVDVLPHQHHNNNLNVYAMTQPQNTRQNHNIVLQQQTHQLQHQQTNDNNKSAFVGIQQSIPNVTLSQNTIFSPSNSSPQQAQQQQQQQQQPLPLPQQSQPTIIGQQQQCIPMIGGNFPLNGLNSMQFNILINQLIQSQNYVDDPNKSLIESLAVLIPSNHLASVLTKLNNEFSNYKKEIELLKEQNKRMEKIIQVCINASDVIIIIIIKSNTKNINQKN, encoded by the exons atgaAAGTACCCAACGGGGATTTtggaaaatttttgaaacaaGAATCAtcagaaataaaaaatataaataggACTATTCCATCAGGTGGAGTAAATATTGAGAATAATCAAGTTTTTACAAGTATTCCACATCCACAAGGAATTATAAATCTTCAACCACAAATTATATCTAATGGTTTTTTTTCAATTCCTAACCAATATGCTCCATGCATAAATCAAATTcctgataatattaaattacaaaatcAACAACAAGAACAATGCCCCTCAAATATGAATGAAATTCCTAATATAATGACACTATTTCCTTCATCATCTTCactaaaaaatgaaaaaaatttaaaggcAGACAATAATACACAAAAGACAGGAGTAGAAAGTACAAATTTAATACATCAACAATtgataaatcaaaatttagGAACAACAAATCAACAAATGTTATCAAATCAAGGAATGACAATAAATCGtactataattaataattcttcTAATAATATTCCTCTAGGAACTAATTATTTAGGAAATCAATGTATTGTTAATAATTCTCATCAAAATACAAATGTTTTTCAAACACCTAATACTAGTTTGCAAATAAAtgaacaaataaaaaattttcttaatagTTTGAAACAAAATCAACCtacaaatttaataaataatgttcaACAATCAACAAATGTTGTTCCAATTTCAACAGCTTCAACATTATCAGAAACAACAATTAATCATCTTATAAATTCAATGCCAGGACCTTCAAATATATCTAATATAGGTACAATTCATCAATCTAAAGGAGGAGGATTTACACCACAAATATCTGTTCAACAACAACCACATATATTGCATAATCTTAGAATACCAATGGAAAGTGATTGTCCACAAAATTCATCTATTATACCTTTATCAACATCTCAACAACAACAAATTATTCAACAAGCAATTCTCCTATCTACAACAGCACCTCCATTACCAACAAAAGAGGTTGttgatgaaatatttattaaaagaaaagtatGTAAACCTAAAGTTAAAATTGAAGGATGTGAACCATTAGATATTTCAACAGTTGCTGGATATCCAATTACATGTTTTATAGTAGCCGGTGAACCTCGTATTAGCTTTTCAGAATTTTCAAATACTGTATTACCACACATTTCTGTATCAGCTATTCATGATgcatatcaaaaatttaatatgtcAACAAAATGTGCTACtgataaacaattattaacattaaaattagaaGGTAGAATACCTGTACAATTAGGTACATGTactttaataacaaaatcaAATGCTGAAAGATTAGCAGGACATTTCTTATGTGATGTACGACATATGGATTCATTTATTAGTAAATATGATACatcaacatttattaaagttattcataatttatttgGTGGTAATACAGGTTTATATTATCCATATTTCCCTAAAACTCATTGTATTAAATGTATCTATTGTCAATTTGTTTTTGGTccacaaaaatttttaacacatTCACATAATACTAAAAGTGATAAAATTGCTGTATGGGGATATGATGATAGAAAATGGAGAAGATATTATAATCCACCTATAGATGAAAAAGTTGATTCAATGtatttagatatttttaaaacattaattattgataataatgtaGAACCTAATCGTAAAAGGACAGCAATTGATATG aaagaTGAAATTGTTCATAAAAAACCAACAACAACAAATGGATCAACAATATCTAATATATCTACAACAAAAAATGATACTGAAAAAAGAATTGATAATTTAAGTCCTGTCTTTCCAACACCACCAGGTTCAGAACCATCACCATCAACAGGAAATATTGTTACAAAACCTAGTATAACAAAAGTTTCAAACAACACTACAACAGTTGTTGATGTTTTACCACATCAAcatcataataataatttaaatgtatatgCGATGACTCAACCACAAAATACACGACAAAATCATAATATAGTATTACAACAACAAACACATCAATTACAACACCAACAGacaaatgataataataaatcagCATTTGTTGGAATTCAACAATCTATACCTAATGTTACATTATCGcaaaatacaatattttcaCCATCAAATTCTTCACCACAACAAgcacaacaacaacaacagcAACAACAACAACCATTACCATTACCACAACAATCACAACCAACAATAATAGGTCAGCAACAACAATGTATTCCAATGATTGGTGGGAACTTTCCTCTAAATGGACTTAATTCAATGcaatttaatattcttattaATCAATTAATACAAAGTCAAAATTATGTTGATGATCCaaataaatcattaataGAAAGTCTTGCAGTTTTAATACCATCAAATCATTTAGCATCTGTTTTAACAAAACTTAATAATGAATTttctaattataaaaaagaaatcgaattattaaaagaacaaAATAAGCGTatggaaaaaattattcaagtATGTATAAATGCATCTGATG ttattataattatcatcATCAAAAGCAACaccaaaaatattaatcag aaaaattaa